A single Deltaproteobacteria bacterium DNA region contains:
- a CDS encoding ATP-binding cassette domain-containing protein, which produces MIAIKDASVIFNQGTVNENKALQDINLNVKEGDFITIIGSNGAGKSTLFNLIAGTITPTVGTIHLKGRNITREPEYKRAQYIGRIFQNPLLGTASNMSLADNMMITYRKGFKWLKRSLNNKMKEYFQSELVQLKMGLENRMKENLLMFSGGQRQALTLLMMVLSKPSLILLDEHTAALDPKNAGIVLELTNTFVKEYHLTSMMITHNMSHAIEYGNRLLMMDQGGIIFDVSGDAKQELTVEKLVQKFHELRHHGFENDRALLSE; this is translated from the coding sequence ATGATAGCGATCAAGGATGCTTCCGTTATTTTCAATCAAGGCACGGTGAACGAAAACAAGGCTTTACAGGACATCAACCTGAACGTCAAGGAAGGCGATTTCATCACCATCATCGGCAGTAACGGCGCAGGAAAATCAACCCTTTTCAACCTGATCGCCGGAACGATTACCCCTACAGTCGGCACCATCCATCTGAAGGGGCGCAACATAACCCGCGAACCGGAATACAAACGGGCTCAATATATCGGCAGGATCTTTCAAAACCCGCTTCTCGGCACCGCCTCCAACATGAGTCTGGCAGACAACATGATGATCACCTACCGCAAGGGGTTCAAGTGGCTGAAACGGAGTCTGAATAACAAGATGAAGGAGTACTTCCAGTCAGAACTGGTTCAACTGAAGATGGGGCTGGAGAACCGCATGAAGGAAAATCTGCTCATGTTTTCGGGGGGGCAGCGTCAGGCGTTGACCCTGCTAATGATGGTTTTATCGAAGCCCTCACTGATATTGCTGGATGAGCACACCGCCGCGCTGGACCCCAAAAATGCAGGGATCGTGCTGGAACTAACGAACACCTTTGTCAAAGAATACCATCTCACATCCATGATGATCACCCACAACATGAGCCACGCCATCGAGTACGGCAACCGTCTGCTGATGATGGACCAGGGGGGGATTATTTTTGATGTGTCCGGTGACGCCAAACAGGAGCTGACGGTCGAAAAGCTGGTCCAAAAGTTTCATGAACTTCGTCATCACGGCTTTGAAAACGACCGGGCCCTGCTCTCCGAGTAA
- a CDS encoding acyltransferase: MKVGFVQFEPVFGQLAVNHDKVARLLADADAELIVLPELFNSGYVFTSREETFNLAEEIPGGQTVEFLSRIARRKNIHIVAGICEKEGDRLFNSAVLISPEGWRGTYRKVHLFSEEKLWFEPGEEGFKVFDIGQCRIGMMICFDWFFPEAARLLALQGAQIICHSANLVLPFCQAGMVTRCLENQVFAVTSNRTGREKRGGRDLLFTGKSQITGPNGTIFCQAGSATEEVCIVDIDVRTADNKNLNSYNHLFADRRVDCYDDLLKPFEVV; this comes from the coding sequence ATGAAAGTGGGTTTTGTACAGTTTGAGCCTGTTTTTGGCCAGCTCGCTGTCAACCATGACAAGGTGGCACGCCTGCTCGCGGACGCGGATGCGGAGCTTATTGTCTTGCCGGAATTGTTCAATAGCGGCTACGTCTTTACCTCGCGGGAGGAAACCTTCAATCTGGCGGAGGAGATCCCGGGAGGCCAAACGGTCGAGTTTCTCAGCCGCATCGCCCGCCGGAAAAATATCCATATTGTCGCCGGTATATGTGAAAAAGAGGGCGACCGTTTGTTCAACTCGGCGGTGCTGATCTCGCCGGAGGGGTGGCGGGGCACATACCGCAAGGTACACCTTTTTAGCGAGGAAAAACTCTGGTTTGAGCCTGGAGAAGAAGGCTTTAAGGTTTTTGATATTGGCCAGTGCCGGATCGGGATGATGATTTGCTTTGACTGGTTTTTCCCGGAGGCGGCGCGCCTCCTGGCCCTGCAGGGTGCCCAGATAATCTGCCACAGCGCCAATCTGGTGCTTCCCTTTTGCCAGGCCGGCATGGTCACCCGGTGCCTGGAGAATCAAGTCTTTGCCGTCACGTCCAATCGAACGGGCAGGGAAAAGCGGGGCGGCAGAGACCTTCTTTTTACCGGGAAAAGTCAGATTACGGGCCCCAACGGAACGATTTTTTGCCAGGCCGGCAGCGCTACGGAAGAAGTTTGCATTGTAGATATTGATGTTCGGACCGCAGATAATAAAAATCTTAATAGTTACAACCACCTTTTCGCAGATCGAAGGGTTGATTGCTATGACGATCTTCTCAAACCTTTCGAGGTGGTTTAG
- a CDS encoding ABC transporter permease, whose translation MIEGILVEGLIYGIMVLGVFITFRVLDFPDLTVDGSFPLGAALMVQCLLLGVNGWLALLVAFIGGVIAGIVTALIHNHLKVPNLLAGILTMTMLYSINIRILGNRANVPIIDQKTILSDISSRLSGTIPDEYILMLFFVIVALVVKLLIDLFFRTDLGMTIGAMGNNEQMIICQGINPKTLKTIGLGLSNGLVAVSGAFAAQYLGFADVGLGQGIIISGLASVMIGEFLIMKSNRIAVLTLCALAGSILFHAVMYVGRYYGYVIHMTPNDLNLIKGLLIIILLIVTQSRKLNMATLKAMVRK comes from the coding sequence ATGATTGAAGGAATTCTGGTCGAAGGCCTGATCTACGGGATTATGGTACTGGGGGTGTTTATCACCTTCAGGGTGCTGGATTTCCCCGATCTGACCGTTGATGGCTCATTCCCGCTCGGGGCGGCACTGATGGTGCAGTGCCTTCTGCTCGGCGTTAATGGATGGCTGGCGTTGCTGGTAGCCTTTATCGGCGGCGTGATTGCCGGCATCGTCACCGCGCTGATCCATAACCACCTCAAGGTTCCCAATCTGCTGGCCGGCATCCTGACCATGACCATGCTGTACTCAATCAATATCCGTATTCTCGGTAACCGCGCCAATGTTCCGATAATTGATCAGAAAACCATCCTGTCGGATATTTCCAGCCGGTTATCAGGCACTATTCCGGATGAATATATCCTGATGCTCTTTTTCGTTATTGTGGCTCTGGTGGTCAAGCTGCTGATTGATCTCTTTTTCCGCACTGACCTCGGCATGACCATAGGGGCGATGGGGAACAATGAGCAGATGATTATCTGCCAAGGGATAAACCCCAAAACCTTGAAAACTATTGGTCTCGGACTCTCCAACGGCCTGGTTGCCGTATCGGGCGCCTTTGCAGCACAGTATCTCGGCTTTGCCGACGTGGGACTCGGCCAGGGGATCATCATCTCCGGTCTGGCTTCAGTCATGATCGGCGAGTTTCTGATCATGAAAAGCAACCGCATCGCCGTACTGACACTCTGTGCGCTGGCCGGTTCCATCCTGTTCCATGCCGTCATGTACGTGGGGCGTTATTACGGATACGTCATTCATATGACCCCCAATGACCTCAATCTGATCAAGGGTCTGCTGATTATTATCCTGCTTATTGTGACCCAGTCCAGAAAGCTCAATATGGCGACGCTCAAAGCGATGGTGCGGAAATGA
- a CDS encoding flavodoxin family protein, whose product MAKKVLVLLGSPRRKGNSAILADQITKGAKSAKAKVETIYLHGKNIAPCKACMTCQKKGSKGCSIPDDMQELYPKLIASDAWVIASPVYWFTMSAQTKIFIDRCFALPAYQNDPFKDKRIAIAMAYGGEDPFDSGCVNALRTFQDIYKYTEANLVGMVYGSAMDAGQIRDNEKVMQDAFELGKQLVAE is encoded by the coding sequence ATTTTGGCAGATCAAATAACCAAAGGGGCAAAATCAGCCAAAGCCAAGGTAGAAACGATCTATCTGCATGGGAAGAACATTGCGCCCTGCAAAGCCTGTATGACCTGCCAGAAGAAAGGCAGCAAGGGCTGTTCCATCCCGGATGACATGCAGGAGCTTTACCCCAAACTCATCGCTTCTGACGCTTGGGTAATTGCCAGCCCGGTTTACTGGTTCACCATGTCGGCTCAGACCAAGATCTTTATTGATAGGTGCTTTGCGTTGCCAGCCTACCAGAATGATCCTTTCAAGGACAAACGGATTGCTATCGCAATGGCTTATGGTGGCGAAGATCCCTTTGATTCTGGATGCGTTAATGCCTTAAGGACTTTCCAGGATATCTATAAATACACGGAGGCAAATCTCGTTGGCATGGTCTATGGGAGCGCTATGGATGCCGGCCAGATCAGAGACAATGAGAAAGTAATGCAGGATGCGTTCGAACTGGGTAAGCAGCTTGTTGCTGAATAA
- a CDS encoding ABC transporter substrate-binding protein, with product MSKLSMVIALVLSAIVPVASVFAATPSQPIVIGVSKIVAHPALDAVEKGIQDQLAAARINATFDLQNANGDIGTAASIANKFQSEKVTLAVGIATPTSQSLVNTLKGIPIVFSAVTDPVKAGLVPSLKGATKPVTGVSDMTPVKQQIELLLKIKKIKRLGHIYTSSEENAVVLAGVVKQACKELGLEYVETTVSKSAEVKQAVQAIIKRVDALYISTDNTVVSALSAIAEVANKNRVPIMSADPSSAEKYPILAAWGFDYYKMGRVTGEMIIEILDGKKAEQMPTRFMTKTSDVDLLINLDVAKKLGLTIPKDIVKSANKIIENSKLINK from the coding sequence ATGAGCAAATTGAGTATGGTTATCGCGTTGGTATTGAGTGCCATAGTGCCGGTTGCATCGGTATTCGCAGCCACCCCATCCCAACCGATCGTTATCGGCGTATCCAAAATCGTTGCCCATCCGGCTCTGGACGCCGTTGAAAAAGGTATCCAGGACCAGTTGGCGGCCGCAAGAATTAACGCCACTTTTGATCTGCAGAACGCCAATGGCGATATCGGCACAGCCGCCTCGATCGCCAACAAGTTCCAGTCGGAAAAGGTGACCCTTGCCGTTGGTATTGCCACGCCGACTTCCCAGTCGCTGGTCAACACCCTGAAAGGAATCCCGATCGTGTTCTCGGCGGTAACCGATCCGGTAAAAGCCGGTCTGGTACCGTCACTGAAAGGCGCCACCAAACCGGTCACCGGCGTATCCGATATGACCCCCGTGAAACAGCAGATTGAACTGCTGCTCAAGATCAAGAAGATCAAACGCCTTGGCCATATCTACACCAGTTCCGAGGAAAACGCTGTCGTGCTGGCCGGTGTCGTCAAGCAGGCCTGCAAGGAGTTGGGACTTGAATATGTCGAGACAACCGTTTCCAAATCGGCCGAGGTAAAGCAGGCTGTTCAGGCAATTATCAAGCGGGTGGATGCACTCTATATCAGCACCGACAACACCGTAGTATCAGCTTTAAGTGCCATTGCGGAAGTCGCCAACAAAAACAGGGTTCCGATCATGTCAGCTGATCCAAGTTCAGCGGAGAAATACCCGATACTGGCCGCTTGGGGCTTTGATTATTACAAAATGGGCCGGGTTACCGGAGAAATGATTATCGAAATTCTCGACGGCAAAAAAGCGGAACAAATGCCGACCCGTTTTATGACCAAAACATCGGATGTAGATCTGCTGATCAATCTGGATGTTGCCAAAAAGCTCGGCTTGACGATCCCGAAGGATATTGTGAAGAGTGCCAACAAAATTATAGAAAACAGCAAGCTGATCAATAAATAA
- a CDS encoding SprT family zinc-dependent metalloprotease yields MEEITIHKIVRSRRRTITLVVTQDATLVVRAPLRASISYIESVVRKKSAWIRQKLFEVSQRPKPRAKEYVDGEEFWYLGRTYKLCLVEQAGRDIELTDKLCLSARVKPLARYVIRRWYKAAALKIIGQRCQWYADATGYKPAAIKITEARKRWGSCGSRGTLNFSWRLIMAPLSVIDYVIVHELAHIGQLNHSPAFWDKVAEILPDYRKREKWLKENGCLLVT; encoded by the coding sequence ATGGAAGAAATTACAATTCACAAAATAGTGCGTTCCCGGCGTCGGACCATTACTCTGGTTGTCACGCAAGATGCCACCCTGGTGGTGCGGGCCCCCTTGCGCGCCTCAATTTCCTACATCGAAAGCGTGGTCAGGAAAAAGAGCGCCTGGATCAGGCAAAAACTTTTCGAAGTATCACAGCGACCTAAACCACGGGCCAAAGAATATGTGGACGGCGAAGAGTTCTGGTATCTTGGCCGTACCTATAAACTTTGCCTTGTTGAGCAGGCCGGTAGAGATATTGAACTCACGGACAAGCTGTGCCTTTCCGCCAGGGTAAAGCCGCTCGCTCGCTACGTAATCCGGCGCTGGTACAAAGCCGCCGCCTTGAAGATAATCGGTCAGCGCTGCCAATGGTATGCGGATGCTACGGGGTACAAACCCGCTGCTATAAAAATCACGGAGGCCAGGAAGCGCTGGGGGTCCTGCGGATCAAGAGGAACGCTTAACTTCAGTTGGCGATTGATCATGGCGCCGCTTTCGGTTATTGATTATGTAATTGTTCACGAACTGGCTCACATCGGTCAGTTGAATCATTCCCCGGCATTTTGGGACAAGGTTGCCGAGATTTTGCCTGATTACCGAAAAAGGGAAAAATGGCTCAAGGAAAATGGCTGCTTGTTAGTCACTTAA